ATTTCTTGGTAATGTGACTtctgtgccatattttctccacttgataaCAATTGTTTTCACTGTGTTCAATGGTacatttaatgccttggaaattcttttgtacccgTCTCCTGAATTATACATTTGGACAATGAGATCCTCTAATGTTGTGAAAGCTCTCTGCAGACCATGTCTTGTGCTATAATATGTGATTAGAAAAATGTCAaggaaagcctactagaatatctaaactttatttggggttaatcagaggcactttaaattgtggcaggtgtgtggtgACTCTTATTTAACAtaattttgaatgtgattgattaattctgaacacagccatatcCCCAATTATGTTTAAAAGGGTAtacgcacttgtgcaaccacattagctcagttgtttatttttagttccCCATTGCAAagattatattatttttcaattatgttatatatatcataggtcacattaatggtggaaaatgttttgaaatgatatatcttaatttaatttttttctatcaCAAAAACCAGACATTTTGGACAGGAGTGTGTTCTTCCTaccttccatccttccttcttAGCTCCCTCCCTCACTTCCTTAAATAAGGTACAGTAATTTTAAAAGTTTATACTACGTTTGGCCCACCCtaatatatatactatacagtacaatacatgcAGCACTGTGCATTTACACAAACTACCAGCAGAGGGCGGATGTCTGTACGTCAGTGACTTCCGGGGAACGAAAATAGTGGCGGACCAATATGGCGGCGCACCATAACAGCAACTTGGGTGTTGAACGGTAAAACTACTTACGCGTGATTATGTTAAATGTGGATGATAACCACTATTATCTGCGCCAGTGATTATACATTAGTGCAACAAAGGCAACACGCTTATACTAGCTTTGGGGGCTCTAACGGACACTTGAGCAATGTGGGGTGAAATCGAACCACCCGTTAAAATACAACCCACGCCGTCTGATAAATGTGTTAAGGACGACCAGCGCACAATACCTGAGAACCCGTTGATACTGCTCCGTATTTCCCACAGTGACGATCCAAAACCACTGCAAGATACCCAGGTGAGCCAAAAGCATTAGGTACAAtcacagaggtggcaaaagtactcatttCGGAGTACACAGGTAAAAGTTGAAAAGTACAAAAGTCAGTTATGTGCAGtacccgttttgataacttgcACAACATTTTTGTAGAGATTAGCTGAATAGTGCTTCTACTGTGTAGacgaaaaataacaacaaacaaacaaaaacatcactgGATATGCTAAAAACCGTGTTCCCATAGATTTTCTAACGTTGTGAACTGACGAGCAAAGCATGCTAAATTGGCCATTATTGATgttgaaaaaatacaccttgtATGCGGTCTTTGCATTTTTGGAAACTAAATAGTACAAAGTACCGGCATTTATTTCAAGTGTAAGGAATACAAGTAAAATGTTATAAGAAAAAtaagtacagatatctgaaaAATTTACTTAAGTATAGTTCCCCACCACTGGCTTTGTAAAATGAGCACTCTATTGTATTTTACTGAGGTCTGCTATATTGGCTTGATTTGACCCCAAGGTGTCTCAAGATGTCCCCGCTGATGTTCCACGCCTTGTTGGAGGCTGTAGTTGCGAGTGGAAGCCAAGTAAAGAGTCAGCAGATAGGAGATGCGGAACTGACAACAGAGGAACGTAGAAAGGAGCTACTTCATCAATACGGGAGCAAACCACTGGTCTTCCTGGAGCGCTATCATGTATGTGCACTGTTCTCTGTCTGCCCTTCAGTttacataataaatacataacaaaagaagtggcaaaagtactcacactctgtacttatgTGCCAGTACAGAAACTTGTGTAAGAAAAAAGACccgtttaaaaaaactatttaagtacaaaaataaaaataatcttacACAGGAGCTTATTTGTTCATTATATTTACTgccaattaaatacaatattatatataatacctgttttgataacttggcacaaccaCAGAAAGCTTATGCACACACAATCTCACAACCTCTTTAATTAACTTAAATAGTGCTCAaacagaagggaaaaaaatcattttacatgTCTCAAGTGGTTTAAGAGTTAGCTAGCATTGACCTTTATGGTATCAAAATGTGTTCCAATAGCTTCGCTTATGTTATAAACTAAGTATCAAAAagatttataattgcctatggCACAAGATGGCATGTAGATAAAGCTCTTCAAcgcacttcaacatagtttcgtggcaccgagatgccacaagatagcgcCAAAGCAATTCTTTATACTAGACATTGATTTCTctagagaggagggtccgtcgggaagtcgaatctcagattcaggatgagcagtgtggttttcgttctggccgtggaacagtggaccagctctacaccctcggggttcttgttcacaagtgagggaagaatggaacgggagaccgacaggcggattggtacagcgtctgcagtgatgcagactttgtattggtccgttgtggtaaagaaggagctaagccaaaaggcgaagctctcaattttccggtcaatctatgttcctaccctcacctatgatcacgAGCCTGTGGGTCgagaccgaaagaacaagatcccggatacaagcggccgaaatgagtttcctccgcagggtgtccgggctctcccttagagatagggtgagatgCTCGGCCGCTGcttctccacatcgagaggagccagatgaggtggctggggcatctgattcggatgcttcccggatgcctccctggtgaggtgttccgtgcacgtcccaccgggaggagaccccggggacgacccaggacacgctggagagactacgtctttcggctggcctgggaatgcctcgggatccccctggaagagctggatgaagcggctgggatcaGGGaactctgggcgtccctgctaaagctactgcccccgtgacctgaccttggataagcggttgaaaatggatggatggatttgcagAGTTAATAACTTTTTGCAACACTTAGTTTCAACCTCACCGCATTCATTTCCTACATTTCCAGAGATGCCTAAAGCCGGTGCATCTGCCAGCTTTTTCCCATGTCAGCACTGACCCACGGGCTCAGCACTATTGTGAAGTGATCCAGAGGCAAGCAGCAGGAAACACCCACAAGACGCAAGTTCGAAACCAGCGGTACGCTGCACTCATGGCACTGCAAAAAGGTAGtggatttttttctaaaattgtaTAAACAGTGCATTCATCCTCTCTGTACTGGAATTTAAATTACAAACTAAGAAAGATTTGGTAAGCGCTTGCTGAGATAAATACAacaagccaaaacaacaataacaagaaTTGTAATGCTGTTTACCCAGTCAACCAAGTgatgtttaattttcttttatacTCTTTTCTTAGAGGGTCAATATTTCAGTGAAGAACAGATGCGAACCAGGGAGCCACTGCTGTATGAACAATATATTGGACAGTACCTAACTGATGAGGAGGTAAcagtataatttatttaatcacctatatttttctctttttgacaGTTTTAACTTTATCTGACTTGGATATGT
This Phycodurus eques isolate BA_2022a chromosome 16, UOR_Pequ_1.1, whole genome shotgun sequence DNA region includes the following protein-coding sequences:
- the ccdc97 gene encoding LOW QUALITY PROTEIN: coiled-coil domain-containing protein 97 (The sequence of the model RefSeq protein was modified relative to this genomic sequence to represent the inferred CDS: deleted 1 base in 1 codon) produces the protein MWGEIEPPVKIQPTPSDKCVKDDQRTIPENPLILLRISHSDDPKPLQDTQVSQDVPADVHALLEAVVASGSQVKSQQIGDAELTTEERRKELLHQYGSKPLVFLERYHRCLKPVHLPAFSHVSTDPRAQHYCEVIQRQAAGNTHKTQVRNQRYAALMALQKEGQYFSEEQMRTREPLLYEQYIGQYLTDEEVIERAHEAMLGGAQEGQEASAGAAGGLTHLLLNSYQERLIQNRLQEEQDREEGAREEDEDEEDEEDRVHEKTWEPTSEEKALLREEFISQMHHRFLDGKDTDFNYSEVDENPDYDNLDIVNRDAEEKYFDEDDEEEDEEMMVE